A single Anopheles arabiensis isolate DONGOLA chromosome 2, AaraD3, whole genome shotgun sequence DNA region contains:
- the LOC120895453 gene encoding polypyrimidine tract-binding protein 1 isoform X6, translating to MMSCPLPLPLPLLPPALHADFPPVHIGVKRGLNLFERGSDELLSQAAVMAPASDNNNQDLATKKAKLDSTNTVIGMGITKTSRVVHIRNIPNEVSEAEIMQLGLPFGRVTNVLVLKGKNQAFIEMGDETAASTMVSVFHANPPPLRGRTVYVQYSNHRELKIDQNHAIANVTNALQAQDLTQSPTGSPLPLSIEHTNSNSQNASSNNTNNSSTTPSSGGGGGGGGSGAPNTVLRVIVESLLYPVSLDVLHQIFQRFGKVLKIVTFTKNNSFQALIQYPDAQTAQTARASLDGQNIYNGCCTLRIDNSKLTALNVKYNNDKSRDYTNPSLPSGEPGSDVIASAGGLVSASDLLLLATGQRPQLSRDRLVKLDKSPYFLVNGLATPGVMPPFGLGLGTPALASAYGGALPSLNAFALASNGALGTPNPANVRGLSNVLLVSNLNDEMVTPDALFTLFGVYGDVQRVKILYNKKDSALIQMAEPYQAYLAMTHLDKLRIWNKTIRVMPSKHQAVQLPKEGQPDAGLTRDYAQNPLHRFKKPGSKNYQNIYPPSATLHLSNIPATVTEDEIKEAFTKNSFEVKAFKFFPKDHKMALIQLSSIEEAVCALIKMHNYQLSESNHLRVSFSKSNI from the exons CGAGGAAGCGACGAACTACTTAGTCAAGCAGCTGTTATGGCTCCAGCGTcggacaacaacaaccagGATCTCGCCACCAAGAAAGCCAAACTGGACAGCACCAACACAGTGATCGGTATGGGCATCA cgAAAACATCGCGCGTGGTGCACATCCGCAACATCCCGAACGAGGTGAGCGAAGCCGAAATTATGCAGCTCGGGCTGCCGTTCGGACGCGTCACGAACGTGCTGGTGCTGAAGGGCAAAAATCAGGCATTCATCGAGATGGGCGATGAGACGGCTGCCTCGACGATGGTGAGCGTGTTCCACGCCAATCCGCCACCGCTGCGGGGCCGTACGGTTTACGTGCAATACTCCAACCATCGGGAATTGAAGATCGATCAAAACCATGCAATTGCG AACGTTACGAACGCGCTGCAAGCACAGGATCTCACGCAGTCACCGACCGGGTCGCCGTTGCCGCTATCGATCGAACATACCAACAGCAACTCGCAGaacgccagcagcaacaacacgaaCAACAGCTCCACGACACCgagcagcggtggtggtggtggtggcggcggcagcggtgcACCCAACACCGTGCTCCGGGTAATCGTCGAGTCGCTGCTGTATCCAGTTTCGCTTGACGTGCTGCATCAGATATTCCAGCGGTTCGGAAAAGTGCTGAAAATTGTCACCTTCACCAAAAACAACTCGTTCCAG GCTCTGATACAGTATCCCGATGCGCAGACTGCCCAGACCGCGCGAGCATCGCTGGACGGGCAGAACATCTACAACGGGTGCTGCACGCTGCGCATCGACAACAGCAAGCTGACGGCACTGAACGTGAAGTACAACAATGACAAGTCACGAGACTACACCAACCCGTCGCTGCCGTCCGGTGAGCCGGGCAGCGACGTCATCGCGAGTGCCGGCGGGCTGGTATCGGCGAGCGATCTGCTCCTGCTGGCGACCGGTCAGCGACCGCAGCTGTCCCGCGACCGACTAG TCAAATTAGACAAATCTCCCTATTTTCTAGTGAACGGCTTAGCGACGCCGGGCGTGATGCCACCGTTCGGGCTCGGGCTCGGTACGCCGGCACTCGCGAGTGCCTACGGTGGCGCCCTGCCCAGCCTGAACGCGTTCGCGCTCGCATCGAACGGTGCCCTCGGAACGCCGAACCCGGCCAACGTGCGGGGACTCTCCAACGTGCTGCTCGTTTCCAATCTCAACGACGAG ATGGTCACGCCTGATGCTCTATTTACCCTCTTTG GAGTGTATGGTGATGTACAACGTGTAAAGATTCTCTACAACAAGAAAGATTCAGCATTGATTCAGATGGCTGAACCCTACCAGGCGTATTTGG CTATGACCCATTTGGATAAGCTTCGTATCTGGAACAAAACGATCCGCGTGATGCCGAGCAAACATCAGGCGGTGCAGCTGCCGAAGGAGGGCCAGCCGGACGCGGGACTGACCCGCGACTATGCACAAAACCCGCTGCATCGATTCAAGAAGCCGGGCAGCAAAAACTACCAGAACATCTATCCACCATCTGCTACACTGCATTTAAGCAACATTCC AGCTACCGTAACCGAGGATGAAATCAAGGAAGCTTTCACCAAGAACAGCTTTGAAGTGAAAGCTTTCAAATTTTTCCC GAAGGACCACAAGATGGCGCTGATACAGCTCAGCTCGATCGAGGAAGCGGTGTGCGCGCTGATCAAGATGCACAACTACCAGCTGTCCGAGTCGAACCATTTGCGCGTCAGCTTCTCCAAGTCCAACATCTAA
- the LOC120895453 gene encoding polypyrimidine tract-binding protein 1 isoform X8, with product MRGSDELLSQAAVMAPASDNNNQDLATKKAKLDSTNTVIGMGITKTSRVVHIRNIPNEVSEAEIMQLGLPFGRVTNVLVLKGKNQAFIEMGDETAASTMVSVFHANPPPLRGRTVYVQYSNHRELKIDQNHAIANVTNALQAQDLTQSPTGSPLPLSIEHTNSNSQNASSNNTNNSSTTPSSGGGGGGGGSGAPNTVLRVIVESLLYPVSLDVLHQIFQRFGKVLKIVTFTKNNSFQALIQYPDAQTAQTARASLDGQNIYNGCCTLRIDNSKLTALNVKYNNDKSRDYTNPSLPSGEPGSDVIASAGGLVSASDLLLLATGQRPQLSRDRLVKLDKSPYFLVNGLATPGVMPPFGLGLGTPALASAYGGALPSLNAFALASNGALGTPNPANVRGLSNVLLVSNLNDEMVTPDALFTLFGVYGDVQRVKILYNKKDSALIQMAEPYQAYLAMTHLDKLRIWNKTIRVMPSKHQAVQLPKEGQPDAGLTRDYAQNPLHRFKKPGSKNYQNIYPPSATLHLSNIPATVTEDEIKEAFTKNSFEVKAFKFFPKDHKMALIQLSSIEEAVCALIKMHNYQLSESNHLRVSFSKSNI from the exons CGAGGAAGCGACGAACTACTTAGTCAAGCAGCTGTTATGGCTCCAGCGTcggacaacaacaaccagGATCTCGCCACCAAGAAAGCCAAACTGGACAGCACCAACACAGTGATCGGTATGGGCATCA cgAAAACATCGCGCGTGGTGCACATCCGCAACATCCCGAACGAGGTGAGCGAAGCCGAAATTATGCAGCTCGGGCTGCCGTTCGGACGCGTCACGAACGTGCTGGTGCTGAAGGGCAAAAATCAGGCATTCATCGAGATGGGCGATGAGACGGCTGCCTCGACGATGGTGAGCGTGTTCCACGCCAATCCGCCACCGCTGCGGGGCCGTACGGTTTACGTGCAATACTCCAACCATCGGGAATTGAAGATCGATCAAAACCATGCAATTGCG AACGTTACGAACGCGCTGCAAGCACAGGATCTCACGCAGTCACCGACCGGGTCGCCGTTGCCGCTATCGATCGAACATACCAACAGCAACTCGCAGaacgccagcagcaacaacacgaaCAACAGCTCCACGACACCgagcagcggtggtggtggtggtggcggcggcagcggtgcACCCAACACCGTGCTCCGGGTAATCGTCGAGTCGCTGCTGTATCCAGTTTCGCTTGACGTGCTGCATCAGATATTCCAGCGGTTCGGAAAAGTGCTGAAAATTGTCACCTTCACCAAAAACAACTCGTTCCAG GCTCTGATACAGTATCCCGATGCGCAGACTGCCCAGACCGCGCGAGCATCGCTGGACGGGCAGAACATCTACAACGGGTGCTGCACGCTGCGCATCGACAACAGCAAGCTGACGGCACTGAACGTGAAGTACAACAATGACAAGTCACGAGACTACACCAACCCGTCGCTGCCGTCCGGTGAGCCGGGCAGCGACGTCATCGCGAGTGCCGGCGGGCTGGTATCGGCGAGCGATCTGCTCCTGCTGGCGACCGGTCAGCGACCGCAGCTGTCCCGCGACCGACTAG TCAAATTAGACAAATCTCCCTATTTTCTAGTGAACGGCTTAGCGACGCCGGGCGTGATGCCACCGTTCGGGCTCGGGCTCGGTACGCCGGCACTCGCGAGTGCCTACGGTGGCGCCCTGCCCAGCCTGAACGCGTTCGCGCTCGCATCGAACGGTGCCCTCGGAACGCCGAACCCGGCCAACGTGCGGGGACTCTCCAACGTGCTGCTCGTTTCCAATCTCAACGACGAG ATGGTCACGCCTGATGCTCTATTTACCCTCTTTG GAGTGTATGGTGATGTACAACGTGTAAAGATTCTCTACAACAAGAAAGATTCAGCATTGATTCAGATGGCTGAACCCTACCAGGCGTATTTGG CTATGACCCATTTGGATAAGCTTCGTATCTGGAACAAAACGATCCGCGTGATGCCGAGCAAACATCAGGCGGTGCAGCTGCCGAAGGAGGGCCAGCCGGACGCGGGACTGACCCGCGACTATGCACAAAACCCGCTGCATCGATTCAAGAAGCCGGGCAGCAAAAACTACCAGAACATCTATCCACCATCTGCTACACTGCATTTAAGCAACATTCC AGCTACCGTAACCGAGGATGAAATCAAGGAAGCTTTCACCAAGAACAGCTTTGAAGTGAAAGCTTTCAAATTTTTCCC GAAGGACCACAAGATGGCGCTGATACAGCTCAGCTCGATCGAGGAAGCGGTGTGCGCGCTGATCAAGATGCACAACTACCAGCTGTCCGAGTCGAACCATTTGCGCGTCAGCTTCTCCAAGTCCAACATCTAA
- the LOC120895453 gene encoding polypyrimidine tract-binding protein 3 isoform X9, producing MAPASDNNNQDLATKKAKLDSTNTVIGMGITKTSRVVHIRNIPNEVSEAEIMQLGLPFGRVTNVLVLKGKNQAFIEMGDETAASTMVSVFHANPPPLRGRTVYVQYSNHRELKIDQNHAIANVTNALQAQDLTQSPTGSPLPLSIEHTNSNSQNASSNNTNNSSTTPSSGGGGGGGGSGAPNTVLRVIVESLLYPVSLDVLHQIFQRFGKVLKIVTFTKNNSFQALIQYPDAQTAQTARASLDGQNIYNGCCTLRIDNSKLTALNVKYNNDKSRDYTNPSLPSGEPGSDVIASAGGLVSASDLLLLATGQRPQLSRDRLVKLDKSPYFLVNGLATPGVMPPFGLGLGTPALASAYGGALPSLNAFALASNGALGTPNPANVRGLSNVLLVSNLNDEMVTPDALFTLFGVYGDVQRVKILYNKKDSALIQMAEPYQAYLAMTHLDKLRIWNKTIRVMPSKHQAVQLPKEGQPDAGLTRDYAQNPLHRFKKPGSKNYQNIYPPSATLHLSNIPATVTEDEIKEAFTKNSFEVKAFKFFPKDHKMALIQLSSIEEAVCALIKMHNYQLSESNHLRVSFSKSNI from the exons ATGGCTCCAGCGTcggacaacaacaaccagGATCTCGCCACCAAGAAAGCCAAACTGGACAGCACCAACACAGTGATCGGTATGGGCATCA cgAAAACATCGCGCGTGGTGCACATCCGCAACATCCCGAACGAGGTGAGCGAAGCCGAAATTATGCAGCTCGGGCTGCCGTTCGGACGCGTCACGAACGTGCTGGTGCTGAAGGGCAAAAATCAGGCATTCATCGAGATGGGCGATGAGACGGCTGCCTCGACGATGGTGAGCGTGTTCCACGCCAATCCGCCACCGCTGCGGGGCCGTACGGTTTACGTGCAATACTCCAACCATCGGGAATTGAAGATCGATCAAAACCATGCAATTGCG AACGTTACGAACGCGCTGCAAGCACAGGATCTCACGCAGTCACCGACCGGGTCGCCGTTGCCGCTATCGATCGAACATACCAACAGCAACTCGCAGaacgccagcagcaacaacacgaaCAACAGCTCCACGACACCgagcagcggtggtggtggtggtggcggcggcagcggtgcACCCAACACCGTGCTCCGGGTAATCGTCGAGTCGCTGCTGTATCCAGTTTCGCTTGACGTGCTGCATCAGATATTCCAGCGGTTCGGAAAAGTGCTGAAAATTGTCACCTTCACCAAAAACAACTCGTTCCAG GCTCTGATACAGTATCCCGATGCGCAGACTGCCCAGACCGCGCGAGCATCGCTGGACGGGCAGAACATCTACAACGGGTGCTGCACGCTGCGCATCGACAACAGCAAGCTGACGGCACTGAACGTGAAGTACAACAATGACAAGTCACGAGACTACACCAACCCGTCGCTGCCGTCCGGTGAGCCGGGCAGCGACGTCATCGCGAGTGCCGGCGGGCTGGTATCGGCGAGCGATCTGCTCCTGCTGGCGACCGGTCAGCGACCGCAGCTGTCCCGCGACCGACTAG TCAAATTAGACAAATCTCCCTATTTTCTAGTGAACGGCTTAGCGACGCCGGGCGTGATGCCACCGTTCGGGCTCGGGCTCGGTACGCCGGCACTCGCGAGTGCCTACGGTGGCGCCCTGCCCAGCCTGAACGCGTTCGCGCTCGCATCGAACGGTGCCCTCGGAACGCCGAACCCGGCCAACGTGCGGGGACTCTCCAACGTGCTGCTCGTTTCCAATCTCAACGACGAG ATGGTCACGCCTGATGCTCTATTTACCCTCTTTG GAGTGTATGGTGATGTACAACGTGTAAAGATTCTCTACAACAAGAAAGATTCAGCATTGATTCAGATGGCTGAACCCTACCAGGCGTATTTGG CTATGACCCATTTGGATAAGCTTCGTATCTGGAACAAAACGATCCGCGTGATGCCGAGCAAACATCAGGCGGTGCAGCTGCCGAAGGAGGGCCAGCCGGACGCGGGACTGACCCGCGACTATGCACAAAACCCGCTGCATCGATTCAAGAAGCCGGGCAGCAAAAACTACCAGAACATCTATCCACCATCTGCTACACTGCATTTAAGCAACATTCC AGCTACCGTAACCGAGGATGAAATCAAGGAAGCTTTCACCAAGAACAGCTTTGAAGTGAAAGCTTTCAAATTTTTCCC GAAGGACCACAAGATGGCGCTGATACAGCTCAGCTCGATCGAGGAAGCGGTGTGCGCGCTGATCAAGATGCACAACTACCAGCTGTCCGAGTCGAACCATTTGCGCGTCAGCTTCTCCAAGTCCAACATCTAA
- the LOC120895453 gene encoding polypyrimidine tract-binding protein 1 isoform X2, which translates to MRGSDELLSQAAVMAPASDNNNQDLATKKAKLDSTNTVIAKTSRVVHIRNIPNEVSEAEIMQLGLPFGRVTNVLVLKGKNQAFIEMGDETAASTMVSVFHANPPPLRGRTVYVQYSNHRELKIDQNHAIANVTNALQAQDLTQSPTGSPLPLSIEHTNSNSQNASSNNTNNSSTTPSSGGGGGGGGSGAPNTVLRVIVESLLYPVSLDVLHQIFQRFGKVLKIVTFTKNNSFQALIQYPDAQTAQTARASLDGQNIYNGCCTLRIDNSKLTALNVKYNNDKSRDYTNPSLPSGEPGSDVIASAGGLVSASDLLLLATGQRPQLSRDRLVKLDKSPYFLVNGLATPGVMPPFGLGLGTPALASAYGGALPSLNAFALASNGALGTPNPANVRGLSNVLLVSNLNDEMVTPDALFTLFGVYGDVQRVKILYNKKDSALIQMAEPYQAYLAMTHLDKLRIWNKTIRVMPSKHQAVQLPKEGQPDAGLTRDYAQNPLHRFKKPGSKNYQNIYPPSATLHLSNIPATVTEDEIKEAFTKNSFEVKAFKFFPKDHKMALIQLSSIEEAVCALIKMHNYQLSESNHLRVSFSKSNI; encoded by the exons CGAGGAAGCGACGAACTACTTAGTCAAGCAGCTGTTATGGCTCCAGCGTcggacaacaacaaccagGATCTCGCCACCAAGAAAGCCAAACTGGACAGCACCAACACAGTGATCG cgAAAACATCGCGCGTGGTGCACATCCGCAACATCCCGAACGAGGTGAGCGAAGCCGAAATTATGCAGCTCGGGCTGCCGTTCGGACGCGTCACGAACGTGCTGGTGCTGAAGGGCAAAAATCAGGCATTCATCGAGATGGGCGATGAGACGGCTGCCTCGACGATGGTGAGCGTGTTCCACGCCAATCCGCCACCGCTGCGGGGCCGTACGGTTTACGTGCAATACTCCAACCATCGGGAATTGAAGATCGATCAAAACCATGCAATTGCG AACGTTACGAACGCGCTGCAAGCACAGGATCTCACGCAGTCACCGACCGGGTCGCCGTTGCCGCTATCGATCGAACATACCAACAGCAACTCGCAGaacgccagcagcaacaacacgaaCAACAGCTCCACGACACCgagcagcggtggtggtggtggtggcggcggcagcggtgcACCCAACACCGTGCTCCGGGTAATCGTCGAGTCGCTGCTGTATCCAGTTTCGCTTGACGTGCTGCATCAGATATTCCAGCGGTTCGGAAAAGTGCTGAAAATTGTCACCTTCACCAAAAACAACTCGTTCCAG GCTCTGATACAGTATCCCGATGCGCAGACTGCCCAGACCGCGCGAGCATCGCTGGACGGGCAGAACATCTACAACGGGTGCTGCACGCTGCGCATCGACAACAGCAAGCTGACGGCACTGAACGTGAAGTACAACAATGACAAGTCACGAGACTACACCAACCCGTCGCTGCCGTCCGGTGAGCCGGGCAGCGACGTCATCGCGAGTGCCGGCGGGCTGGTATCGGCGAGCGATCTGCTCCTGCTGGCGACCGGTCAGCGACCGCAGCTGTCCCGCGACCGACTAG TCAAATTAGACAAATCTCCCTATTTTCTAGTGAACGGCTTAGCGACGCCGGGCGTGATGCCACCGTTCGGGCTCGGGCTCGGTACGCCGGCACTCGCGAGTGCCTACGGTGGCGCCCTGCCCAGCCTGAACGCGTTCGCGCTCGCATCGAACGGTGCCCTCGGAACGCCGAACCCGGCCAACGTGCGGGGACTCTCCAACGTGCTGCTCGTTTCCAATCTCAACGACGAG ATGGTCACGCCTGATGCTCTATTTACCCTCTTTG GAGTGTATGGTGATGTACAACGTGTAAAGATTCTCTACAACAAGAAAGATTCAGCATTGATTCAGATGGCTGAACCCTACCAGGCGTATTTGG CTATGACCCATTTGGATAAGCTTCGTATCTGGAACAAAACGATCCGCGTGATGCCGAGCAAACATCAGGCGGTGCAGCTGCCGAAGGAGGGCCAGCCGGACGCGGGACTGACCCGCGACTATGCACAAAACCCGCTGCATCGATTCAAGAAGCCGGGCAGCAAAAACTACCAGAACATCTATCCACCATCTGCTACACTGCATTTAAGCAACATTCC AGCTACCGTAACCGAGGATGAAATCAAGGAAGCTTTCACCAAGAACAGCTTTGAAGTGAAAGCTTTCAAATTTTTCCC GAAGGACCACAAGATGGCGCTGATACAGCTCAGCTCGATCGAGGAAGCGGTGTGCGCGCTGATCAAGATGCACAACTACCAGCTGTCCGAGTCGAACCATTTGCGCGTCAGCTTCTCCAAGTCCAACATCTAA
- the LOC120895453 gene encoding polypyrimidine tract-binding protein 1 isoform X7, with protein MRVEAMMSCPLPLPLPLLPPALHADFPPVHIGVKRGSDELLSQAAVMAPASDNNNQDLATKKAKLDSTNTVIGMGITKTSRVVHIRNIPNEVSEAEIMQLGLPFGRVTNVLVLKGKNQAFIEMGDETAASTMVSVFHANPPPLRGRTVYVQYSNHRELKIDQNHAIANVTNALQAQDLTQSPTGSPLPLSIEHTNSNSQNASSNNTNNSSTTPSSGGGGGGGGSGAPNTVLRVIVESLLYPVSLDVLHQIFQRFGKVLKIVTFTKNNSFQALIQYPDAQTAQTARASLDGQNIYNGCCTLRIDNSKLTALNVKYNNDKSRDYTNPSLPSGEPGSDVIASAGGLVSASDLLLLATGQRPQLSRDRLVKLDKSPYFLVNGLATPGVMPPFGLGLGTPALASAYGGALPSLNAFALASNGALGTPNPANVRGLSNVLLVSNLNDEMVTPDALFTLFGVYGDVQRVKILYNKKDSALIQMAEPYQAYLAMTHLDKLRIWNKTIRVMPSKHQAVQLPKEGQPDAGLTRDYAQNPLHRFKKPGSKNYQNIYPPSATLHLSNIPATVTEDEIKEAFTKNSFEVKAFKFFPKDHKMALIQLSSIEEAVCALIKMHNYQLSESNHLRVSFSKSNI; from the exons CGAGGAAGCGACGAACTACTTAGTCAAGCAGCTGTTATGGCTCCAGCGTcggacaacaacaaccagGATCTCGCCACCAAGAAAGCCAAACTGGACAGCACCAACACAGTGATCGGTATGGGCATCA cgAAAACATCGCGCGTGGTGCACATCCGCAACATCCCGAACGAGGTGAGCGAAGCCGAAATTATGCAGCTCGGGCTGCCGTTCGGACGCGTCACGAACGTGCTGGTGCTGAAGGGCAAAAATCAGGCATTCATCGAGATGGGCGATGAGACGGCTGCCTCGACGATGGTGAGCGTGTTCCACGCCAATCCGCCACCGCTGCGGGGCCGTACGGTTTACGTGCAATACTCCAACCATCGGGAATTGAAGATCGATCAAAACCATGCAATTGCG AACGTTACGAACGCGCTGCAAGCACAGGATCTCACGCAGTCACCGACCGGGTCGCCGTTGCCGCTATCGATCGAACATACCAACAGCAACTCGCAGaacgccagcagcaacaacacgaaCAACAGCTCCACGACACCgagcagcggtggtggtggtggtggcggcggcagcggtgcACCCAACACCGTGCTCCGGGTAATCGTCGAGTCGCTGCTGTATCCAGTTTCGCTTGACGTGCTGCATCAGATATTCCAGCGGTTCGGAAAAGTGCTGAAAATTGTCACCTTCACCAAAAACAACTCGTTCCAG GCTCTGATACAGTATCCCGATGCGCAGACTGCCCAGACCGCGCGAGCATCGCTGGACGGGCAGAACATCTACAACGGGTGCTGCACGCTGCGCATCGACAACAGCAAGCTGACGGCACTGAACGTGAAGTACAACAATGACAAGTCACGAGACTACACCAACCCGTCGCTGCCGTCCGGTGAGCCGGGCAGCGACGTCATCGCGAGTGCCGGCGGGCTGGTATCGGCGAGCGATCTGCTCCTGCTGGCGACCGGTCAGCGACCGCAGCTGTCCCGCGACCGACTAG TCAAATTAGACAAATCTCCCTATTTTCTAGTGAACGGCTTAGCGACGCCGGGCGTGATGCCACCGTTCGGGCTCGGGCTCGGTACGCCGGCACTCGCGAGTGCCTACGGTGGCGCCCTGCCCAGCCTGAACGCGTTCGCGCTCGCATCGAACGGTGCCCTCGGAACGCCGAACCCGGCCAACGTGCGGGGACTCTCCAACGTGCTGCTCGTTTCCAATCTCAACGACGAG ATGGTCACGCCTGATGCTCTATTTACCCTCTTTG GAGTGTATGGTGATGTACAACGTGTAAAGATTCTCTACAACAAGAAAGATTCAGCATTGATTCAGATGGCTGAACCCTACCAGGCGTATTTGG CTATGACCCATTTGGATAAGCTTCGTATCTGGAACAAAACGATCCGCGTGATGCCGAGCAAACATCAGGCGGTGCAGCTGCCGAAGGAGGGCCAGCCGGACGCGGGACTGACCCGCGACTATGCACAAAACCCGCTGCATCGATTCAAGAAGCCGGGCAGCAAAAACTACCAGAACATCTATCCACCATCTGCTACACTGCATTTAAGCAACATTCC AGCTACCGTAACCGAGGATGAAATCAAGGAAGCTTTCACCAAGAACAGCTTTGAAGTGAAAGCTTTCAAATTTTTCCC GAAGGACCACAAGATGGCGCTGATACAGCTCAGCTCGATCGAGGAAGCGGTGTGCGCGCTGATCAAGATGCACAACTACCAGCTGTCCGAGTCGAACCATTTGCGCGTCAGCTTCTCCAAGTCCAACATCTAA
- the LOC120895453 gene encoding polypyrimidine tract-binding protein 1 isoform X1, protein MRGSDELLSQAAVMAPASDNNNQDLATKKAKLDSTNTVIGMGITKTSRVVHIRNIPNEVSEAEIMQLGLPFGRVTNVLVLKGKNQAFIEMGDETAASTMVSVFHANPPPLRGRTVYVQYSNHRELKIDQNHAIANVTNALQAQDLTQSPTGSPLPLSIEHTNSNSQNASSNNTNNSSTTPSSGGGGGGGGSGAPNTVLRVIVESLLYPVSLDVLHQIFQRFGKVLKIVTFTKNNSFQALIQYPDAQTAQTARASLDGQNIYNGCCTLRIDNSKLTALNVKYNNDKSRDYTNPSLPSGEPGSDVIASAGGLVSASDLLLLATGQRPQLSRDRLDKSPYFLVNGLATPGVMPPFGLGLGTPALASAYGGALPSLNAFALASNGALGTPNPANVRGLSNVLLVSNLNDEMVTPDALFTLFGVYGDVQRVKILYNKKDSALIQMAEPYQAYLAMTHLDKLRIWNKTIRVMPSKHQAVQLPKEGQPDAGLTRDYAQNPLHRFKKPGSKNYQNIYPPSATLHLSNIPATVTEDEIKEAFTKNSFEVKAFKFFPKDHKMALIQLSSIEEAVCALIKMHNYQLSESNHLRVSFSKSNI, encoded by the exons CGAGGAAGCGACGAACTACTTAGTCAAGCAGCTGTTATGGCTCCAGCGTcggacaacaacaaccagGATCTCGCCACCAAGAAAGCCAAACTGGACAGCACCAACACAGTGATCGGTATGGGCATCA cgAAAACATCGCGCGTGGTGCACATCCGCAACATCCCGAACGAGGTGAGCGAAGCCGAAATTATGCAGCTCGGGCTGCCGTTCGGACGCGTCACGAACGTGCTGGTGCTGAAGGGCAAAAATCAGGCATTCATCGAGATGGGCGATGAGACGGCTGCCTCGACGATGGTGAGCGTGTTCCACGCCAATCCGCCACCGCTGCGGGGCCGTACGGTTTACGTGCAATACTCCAACCATCGGGAATTGAAGATCGATCAAAACCATGCAATTGCG AACGTTACGAACGCGCTGCAAGCACAGGATCTCACGCAGTCACCGACCGGGTCGCCGTTGCCGCTATCGATCGAACATACCAACAGCAACTCGCAGaacgccagcagcaacaacacgaaCAACAGCTCCACGACACCgagcagcggtggtggtggtggtggcggcggcagcggtgcACCCAACACCGTGCTCCGGGTAATCGTCGAGTCGCTGCTGTATCCAGTTTCGCTTGACGTGCTGCATCAGATATTCCAGCGGTTCGGAAAAGTGCTGAAAATTGTCACCTTCACCAAAAACAACTCGTTCCAG GCTCTGATACAGTATCCCGATGCGCAGACTGCCCAGACCGCGCGAGCATCGCTGGACGGGCAGAACATCTACAACGGGTGCTGCACGCTGCGCATCGACAACAGCAAGCTGACGGCACTGAACGTGAAGTACAACAATGACAAGTCACGAGACTACACCAACCCGTCGCTGCCGTCCGGTGAGCCGGGCAGCGACGTCATCGCGAGTGCCGGCGGGCTGGTATCGGCGAGCGATCTGCTCCTGCTGGCGACCGGTCAGCGACCGCAGCTGTCCCGCGACCGACTAG ACAAATCTCCCTATTTTCTAGTGAACGGCTTAGCGACGCCGGGCGTGATGCCACCGTTCGGGCTCGGGCTCGGTACGCCGGCACTCGCGAGTGCCTACGGTGGCGCCCTGCCCAGCCTGAACGCGTTCGCGCTCGCATCGAACGGTGCCCTCGGAACGCCGAACCCGGCCAACGTGCGGGGACTCTCCAACGTGCTGCTCGTTTCCAATCTCAACGACGAG ATGGTCACGCCTGATGCTCTATTTACCCTCTTTG GAGTGTATGGTGATGTACAACGTGTAAAGATTCTCTACAACAAGAAAGATTCAGCATTGATTCAGATGGCTGAACCCTACCAGGCGTATTTGG CTATGACCCATTTGGATAAGCTTCGTATCTGGAACAAAACGATCCGCGTGATGCCGAGCAAACATCAGGCGGTGCAGCTGCCGAAGGAGGGCCAGCCGGACGCGGGACTGACCCGCGACTATGCACAAAACCCGCTGCATCGATTCAAGAAGCCGGGCAGCAAAAACTACCAGAACATCTATCCACCATCTGCTACACTGCATTTAAGCAACATTCC AGCTACCGTAACCGAGGATGAAATCAAGGAAGCTTTCACCAAGAACAGCTTTGAAGTGAAAGCTTTCAAATTTTTCCC GAAGGACCACAAGATGGCGCTGATACAGCTCAGCTCGATCGAGGAAGCGGTGTGCGCGCTGATCAAGATGCACAACTACCAGCTGTCCGAGTCGAACCATTTGCGCGTCAGCTTCTCCAAGTCCAACATCTAA